One segment of Streptomyces sp. XD-27 DNA contains the following:
- a CDS encoding SDR family oxidoreductase: MAQPLIVITGAGTGIGAATARAFADRGHPLLLLGRRLDRLTGLGLPRALARAVDVTDRSAVAAAVAEAEAAFGPTDALVNNAGTMLLGEVAAQPAQQWDQMVDVNVRGLLNGIAAVLPGMVDRGTGTVINIGSVAGLKSYPKHTVYSGTKAAVHAISESLREEVAAHGVRVVTIAPGAVRTDLLSHTTDEAAKADYQAFKDAVELPTADEIAEAVRWVYEQPQRITVRELVLAATGQAA, from the coding sequence ATGGCACAGCCGCTCATCGTCATCACCGGCGCCGGTACGGGCATCGGCGCGGCCACCGCACGCGCCTTCGCCGACCGCGGTCACCCGCTCCTGCTGCTCGGCCGTCGCCTCGACCGGCTCACCGGCCTGGGCCTGCCCCGCGCGCTGGCGCGGGCGGTGGACGTCACCGACCGCTCCGCGGTGGCCGCCGCGGTCGCCGAGGCCGAGGCCGCCTTCGGACCCACCGACGCGCTCGTGAACAACGCCGGGACGATGCTGCTCGGCGAGGTCGCCGCCCAACCAGCCCAGCAATGGGACCAGATGGTGGACGTGAATGTGCGCGGCCTGCTCAACGGTATCGCCGCGGTACTGCCCGGCATGGTCGACCGCGGAACCGGCACAGTGATCAACATCGGCTCGGTGGCAGGTCTCAAGAGCTACCCGAAGCACACCGTCTACAGCGGCACCAAAGCCGCGGTGCACGCGATCTCGGAGAGCCTGCGCGAGGAGGTCGCCGCGCACGGAGTGCGGGTGGTGACCATCGCCCCGGGCGCGGTCCGTACGGACCTGCTGTCGCACACCACCGACGAGGCCGCCAAAGCCGATTACCAGGCATTCAAGGACGCGGTGGAACTGCCGACGGCCGATGAGATCGCGGAGGCGGTCCGTTGGGTCTACGAGCAACCGCAGCGGATCACCGTCCGCGAACTGGTACTGGCCGCGACCGGACAGGCCGCGTGA
- a CDS encoding LysR family transcriptional regulator, with protein MESREIEIFLTLAEELHFARTAERLLVSQARVSQTIKKLERRFGTALFERTSRRVALTPVGRRLRDDIGPAFVRIQEGIARATEAGRGVAGPLHVGFSGALQGDLALSVQTALRTGNPECEVRLHEVPEGDPYRPLRSGEVDLAIVRFPVSEPDLTAGPVLISDAVMLAVPARHRLARRDAVGEGDLAGESVLPAGSLQETLARVGAGHGVHPVPSQTAVYQTRPTIAFVPYSDAPPAEFGAVWRTAGDNARIRAFVAAAAALVRTEGGPAQVCGACRADAISPAPR; from the coding sequence ATGGAAAGCCGTGAGATCGAGATCTTCCTGACGCTTGCCGAGGAACTGCACTTCGCGCGCACCGCCGAGCGGCTGCTCGTCTCGCAGGCCCGGGTCAGCCAGACCATCAAGAAGCTGGAGCGCCGGTTCGGCACCGCGCTGTTCGAGCGGACCAGCCGGCGGGTCGCCCTCACTCCGGTAGGCCGTCGCCTACGGGACGACATCGGCCCGGCGTTCGTACGTATCCAGGAAGGGATCGCGCGTGCGACCGAGGCCGGCCGGGGTGTTGCCGGACCGCTGCACGTGGGCTTCTCCGGTGCGCTCCAGGGTGACTTGGCGCTCTCCGTCCAGACCGCCCTGCGCACCGGCAACCCTGAGTGCGAGGTGCGACTCCATGAGGTCCCCGAAGGCGATCCGTACAGGCCCCTCCGGTCCGGCGAAGTCGATCTGGCCATCGTCCGATTCCCCGTCAGCGAACCGGACTTGACGGCCGGGCCGGTGCTGATATCCGACGCCGTGATGCTCGCCGTTCCCGCCCGCCACCGGCTGGCCCGCCGCGACGCGGTCGGCGAAGGCGACCTCGCCGGCGAGAGCGTGCTGCCGGCCGGCTCGCTCCAGGAGACGCTGGCCCGGGTCGGCGCCGGCCATGGCGTCCACCCCGTCCCGAGCCAGACAGCGGTGTACCAGACCCGCCCGACGATCGCCTTCGTCCCCTACTCGGATGCGCCACCCGCCGAGTTCGGTGCGGTATGGCGGACAGCGGGGGACAACGCCCGCATCCGCGCCTTCGTCGCCGCCGCCGCTGCCCTGGTGCGTACCGAAGGCGGCCCCGCACAGGTCTGTGGAGCCTGCCGGGCCGACGCCATCAGCCCCGCGCCTCGGTGA